The following proteins are co-located in the Longimicrobium sp. genome:
- a CDS encoding restriction endonuclease, with protein MRTQTRDVHDRKVSEIAARYAEQGYSVRVEPSTGELPFDLGSYRPDLLAEKGDEHFLIEVKTGNNHISVERVRELAEEVGQHPNWRFLLVTAEDLEIGDTPAAAERLLSWQELKEHARTAGQLLELGLSAAALLSSWAVFEGLLRHQAERALLPIERFATSALLKHLYSYGEISMAQFDEAMQALEIRNRVAHGFAADDVEDAAARLMALSHQLLNEWGPRSAAA; from the coding sequence ATGAGGACCCAAACACGAGACGTCCACGACAGGAAGGTCTCCGAGATCGCCGCCAGGTACGCGGAGCAGGGTTATAGCGTGCGTGTGGAGCCGAGCACCGGCGAACTGCCTTTTGATCTCGGCAGCTACCGCCCGGATCTGCTCGCGGAAAAGGGCGACGAGCACTTCCTGATCGAAGTCAAGACCGGCAACAACCACATCTCGGTGGAACGGGTCCGCGAGCTGGCGGAAGAGGTAGGACAGCACCCGAACTGGCGCTTCCTTCTGGTGACCGCTGAAGACCTGGAGATCGGGGACACTCCCGCGGCTGCCGAACGGCTTCTCTCCTGGCAGGAACTGAAAGAACACGCGAGGACAGCGGGTCAGTTGCTTGAGCTTGGGCTGAGTGCCGCAGCCCTCCTATCGAGCTGGGCAGTCTTTGAGGGGCTCCTCCGGCACCAGGCGGAAAGAGCCCTTCTGCCGATCGAGCGTTTCGCGACGTCAGCGCTGCTGAAACACCTGTATTCGTACGGTGAAATCTCCATGGCTCAGTTCGACGAGGCTATGCAGGCACTTGAGATCCGGAACCGAGTTGCTCATGGTTTCGCGGCTGATGACGTCGAGGACGCCGCAGCTCGTCTTATGGCCCTGAGTCACCAATTGCTAAACGAATGGGGTCCGCGGAGCGCTGCAGCCTGA
- a CDS encoding CDP-alcohol phosphatidyltransferase family protein, whose protein sequence is MKFQPSALRPLIAPLIERPMGALGRMGVNPNVVTTIGFLVTCSAGLSYFMGGIRLGGALVLLGGLLDIVDGAIARGAGLATKFGSFYDSTLDRAAEVVVLIGVMSLYLGPGRNIGEPWMVYVVVLALAGSLMVSYTRARAEGLGIDLKVGLMQRAERIILLGGSTMIFGSWRQGLVLTCVIWAMAILTNATAMYRIYWVYRHLQTPAAPASTRPHRTSTPANR, encoded by the coding sequence ATGAAGTTCCAGCCCAGCGCGCTCCGCCCCCTCATCGCGCCGCTCATCGAGCGGCCGATGGGCGCGCTCGGACGCATGGGGGTGAACCCGAACGTGGTGACCACCATCGGCTTCCTGGTCACCTGCTCGGCCGGTCTCTCGTACTTCATGGGGGGCATACGGCTGGGCGGGGCGCTGGTGCTGCTGGGCGGGCTGCTGGACATCGTGGACGGCGCCATCGCGCGCGGCGCAGGCCTCGCCACCAAGTTCGGCTCGTTCTACGACTCCACGCTGGACCGCGCCGCCGAAGTGGTCGTCCTCATCGGCGTGATGTCGCTGTACCTGGGCCCCGGCCGCAACATCGGCGAGCCCTGGATGGTATACGTGGTGGTGCTGGCGCTGGCCGGCTCGCTGATGGTGTCGTACACGCGCGCCCGCGCCGAGGGGCTGGGGATCGACCTCAAGGTGGGGCTGATGCAGCGCGCCGAGCGGATCATCCTGCTGGGCGGCTCCACCATGATCTTCGGGTCGTGGCGGCAGGGGCTCGTGCTGACCTGCGTGATCTGGGCGATGGCCATCCTCACCAACGCCACGGCGATGTACCGCATCTACTGGGTGTACCGTCACCTGCAAACTCCGGCGGCCCCCGCTTCCACGCGGCCGCACCGGACTTCCACACCCGCCAACAGGTAG
- a CDS encoding inositol-3-phosphate synthase: MRTEQYTPRPAEGRLGILLPGLGAVSTTLIAGVELARRGLSRPIGSVTQMGTIRLGKRTEGRHPLIKDFVPLAGLDDIVFGAWDPFPQDAYESALNAGVLNKWEHIEPIKDFLQTIKPMPAAFDQRYVKKLEGINVKPGKSKRAWAEALREDIRRFKEEKGCDRLVMVWCGSTEVYIQPGEIHQSLEAFERAIDEDHDQVAPSMLYAYAALMEGVPYANGAPNLSVDFPAMVELAQQNGVPVAGKDFKTGQTLIKTVLAPMLKARMLGLDGWFSTNILGNRDGEVLDDPESFKTKEESKLSVLEHILQPELYPELYRNFYHKVRINYYPPRGDAKEGWDNIDIRGWLDYPMQIKVDFLCRDSILAAPIVLDLALFLDLASRSSLHGIQEWLSFYLKSPMTAEGLYPEHDLFIQQMKLKNTLRWLMGEEQITHLGLEYYLDNVQELAAV; encoded by the coding sequence GTGCGCACCGAACAGTACACGCCGCGCCCCGCCGAGGGGCGCCTCGGGATTCTCCTCCCCGGCCTCGGGGCGGTCTCCACCACCCTGATCGCCGGCGTGGAGCTGGCCCGCCGCGGTCTGAGCCGCCCCATCGGCTCGGTCACCCAGATGGGCACCATCCGCCTGGGGAAGCGCACCGAGGGCCGCCACCCGCTGATCAAGGACTTTGTCCCCCTCGCCGGGCTGGACGACATCGTCTTTGGCGCCTGGGACCCGTTCCCGCAGGACGCCTACGAGAGCGCGCTCAATGCGGGCGTGCTCAACAAGTGGGAGCACATCGAGCCGATCAAGGACTTCCTCCAGACGATCAAGCCGATGCCCGCGGCGTTCGACCAGCGCTACGTCAAGAAGCTGGAGGGGATCAACGTCAAGCCCGGCAAGAGCAAGCGCGCCTGGGCCGAGGCCCTGCGCGAGGACATCCGCCGCTTCAAGGAAGAGAAGGGGTGCGACCGCCTGGTAATGGTGTGGTGCGGCTCCACCGAGGTGTACATCCAGCCGGGTGAGATCCACCAGTCGCTGGAGGCGTTCGAGCGCGCCATCGACGAGGACCACGACCAGGTCGCGCCCTCCATGCTGTACGCCTACGCGGCGCTGATGGAGGGCGTCCCCTACGCCAACGGCGCGCCCAACCTGTCGGTCGACTTCCCGGCGATGGTGGAGCTGGCGCAGCAGAACGGCGTGCCCGTGGCCGGCAAGGACTTCAAGACGGGCCAGACGCTCATCAAGACGGTGCTCGCGCCCATGCTCAAGGCCCGCATGCTGGGGCTGGACGGCTGGTTCTCCACCAACATCCTGGGGAACCGCGACGGCGAGGTGCTGGACGACCCGGAGTCGTTCAAGACCAAGGAAGAGAGCAAGCTTTCGGTGCTGGAGCACATCCTTCAGCCGGAGCTGTACCCGGAGCTGTACCGCAACTTCTACCACAAGGTGCGGATCAACTACTACCCTCCCCGCGGCGACGCCAAGGAAGGGTGGGACAACATCGACATCCGCGGCTGGCTGGACTACCCGATGCAGATCAAGGTGGACTTCCTCTGCCGCGACAGCATCCTGGCCGCCCCCATCGTTCTGGACCTGGCGCTCTTCCTGGACCTGGCCTCGCGCAGCTCGCTGCACGGCATCCAGGAGTGGCTCTCGTTCTACCTCAAGAGCCCAATGACCGCCGAGGGCCTGTACCCGGAGCACGACCTCTTCATCCAGCAGATGAAGCTCAAGAACACCCTCCGCTGGCTGATGGGCGAGGAGCAGATCACCCACCTCGGCCTCGAGTACTACCTCGACAACGTGCAGGAGCTGGCGGCGGTCTGA
- a CDS encoding YlbF family regulator, producing MEMIWEKAREVGRLVAQSDQYKAFKRANTQMSDDRELVASLNRLNELQMGFARAMEEGTEPPVEEQEEFERLAGTVQVSPVYQSYASAQANFDRLMVRIQEEIAKGVEAGEQSRIILPS from the coding sequence ATGGAAATGATCTGGGAGAAGGCGCGCGAAGTCGGCCGCCTGGTGGCGCAGAGCGACCAGTACAAGGCGTTCAAGCGCGCCAACACGCAGATGTCGGATGATCGCGAGCTGGTGGCGAGCCTCAACCGGCTCAACGAGCTGCAGATGGGCTTCGCCCGCGCGATGGAGGAGGGGACCGAGCCGCCCGTGGAGGAGCAGGAGGAGTTCGAGCGGCTCGCCGGCACGGTGCAGGTCTCGCCCGTGTACCAGAGCTACGCCTCCGCGCAGGCCAACTTCGACCGCCTGATGGTCCGCATCCAGGAAGAGATCGCCAAGGGCGTCGAGGCCGGGGAGCAGAGCCGCATCATCCTCCCGTCCTGA
- a CDS encoding RusA family crossover junction endodeoxyribonuclease, whose product MTELEFLILRRPMSLQGNRANLRTWKEFVARRANTAWGVRPPIQTGELHLTLVYLSGVQPADVDNIIKPIQDALVGLVLSDDSLIVAVESHRRLLTGSFDPMRLPPLLLTGLLTGRECVYVRLRDAQPLEELL is encoded by the coding sequence GTGACGGAACTCGAGTTCCTGATTCTTCGTCGCCCTATGTCGCTTCAGGGGAACCGGGCGAATTTGCGAACCTGGAAGGAGTTCGTGGCCCGGCGGGCCAATACGGCCTGGGGAGTTCGCCCCCCGATCCAGACGGGAGAGTTGCATCTTACGCTCGTGTACCTGTCTGGCGTGCAGCCGGCAGACGTAGACAATATCATCAAGCCGATCCAGGATGCACTCGTCGGTCTCGTGTTGTCGGACGACAGCTTGATCGTCGCCGTAGAAAGCCACAGGCGCTTACTCACAGGCAGCTTTGACCCAATGCGCCTTCCTCCACTTCTTCTCACGGGGTTGCTTACGGGAAGAGAATGTGTCTACGTAAGGCTGCGTGACGCGCAGCCCCTGGAGGAACTGCTATGA